The following proteins are co-located in the Chitinispirillum alkaliphilum genome:
- a CDS encoding Holliday junction DNA helicase RuvA has protein sequence MIEYIKGILAEKEMMHVAVECAGVGYSINIPISTFENIPDPGMGVKLFIHYHMREDAVKLYGFFTKLEREIFRHLIGISKIGPKVAVSILSGVSVEDLITSVNTADSTRLEKVPGVGAKTAQRLVMELKGKLGGVSSLSAPAAALSSPKHSASKSGNFSAREEAFAAMISLGYNEKQVGRAFSRVEEVIEGDAMVEDWVRKALQVI, from the coding sequence ATGATTGAGTATATAAAAGGAATACTGGCTGAAAAAGAGATGATGCACGTTGCAGTGGAATGTGCTGGTGTGGGATATTCTATAAACATTCCTATCTCGACATTTGAAAATATCCCTGATCCCGGCATGGGGGTAAAGCTCTTTATCCATTATCATATGCGTGAGGATGCGGTTAAACTGTATGGTTTCTTTACAAAACTGGAAAGGGAAATATTCCGCCATCTCATAGGTATAAGTAAAATCGGGCCCAAGGTAGCCGTTAGTATACTTTCGGGAGTGAGTGTAGAGGATCTTATCACAAGTGTCAACACCGCAGATTCCACCAGACTTGAAAAGGTTCCCGGAGTTGGTGCTAAAACTGCTCAGCGTCTGGTTATGGAGCTGAAAGGAAAACTGGGTGGGGTATCTTCCCTTTCTGCTCCTGCAGCTGCCCTCTCTTCCCCGAAGCATTCAGCCTCCAAATCAGGTAACTTCTCTGCCAGGGAAGAGGCTTTTGCAGCAATGATCTCCCTGGGTTACAATGAAAAACAGGTCGGGCGTGCGTTTAGCAGGGTTGAAGAAGTAATAGAGGGTGATGCCATGGTTGAGGACTGGGTCAGAAAAGCGCTTCAGGTTATATAA
- a CDS encoding Crossover junction endodeoxyribonuclease RuvC → MIIFGIDPGTACTGYGVIKVVNNSISWVDSGVVMPGRTGLELSERLEIIYDGLREKMLEHEPDRVCIEEAFYAKNVHTTLILGHARGVAMLAASKTGATVHEYSPREIKKMVTGSGNAAKEQVEYMVKMLISPPCLHSKSDAYDALAIAICDFHCNRHNRLIGKFAHQKIKRHTTVRKRCR, encoded by the coding sequence GTGATTATTTTCGGTATAGATCCCGGTACTGCTTGTACCGGTTACGGGGTTATCAAAGTGGTGAATAATTCTATCTCATGGGTTGACTCCGGAGTGGTTATGCCTGGAAGAACTGGTTTGGAGCTCTCGGAGCGTCTTGAGATCATTTATGACGGACTCCGGGAGAAGATGCTTGAGCATGAGCCCGACAGGGTCTGTATAGAAGAAGCCTTTTACGCCAAAAACGTTCACACCACACTCATTCTCGGACACGCAAGAGGTGTAGCCATGCTGGCAGCTTCAAAAACAGGGGCAACGGTACATGAATACTCTCCCCGGGAAATAAAAAAGATGGTGACTGGCAGTGGAAATGCCGCCAAGGAGCAGGTTGAGTATATGGTGAAAATGTTGATATCCCCCCCTTGTCTGCATTCAAAAAGTGATGCCTATGATGCACTTGCAATAGCTATTTGTGATTTTCACTGTAACAGACACAATCGTCTGATCGGTAAATTCGCTCACCAAAAAATTAAACGGCATACAACTGTAAGGAAACGGTGCAGATGA
- a CDS encoding histidine triad (HIT) hydrolase produces MSSCLFCRIINKEIPTSIIHENEHAVFIKDIDPQAPEHYLAIPKKHYAAIQDIPAEDHDLLKGMMVSISEFITAHELEVKGYRIVLNCGENSGQSVFHIHFHILSGRKMEWPPG; encoded by the coding sequence ATGAGTTCATGCCTGTTTTGCAGAATTATCAATAAGGAGATCCCGACAAGTATAATTCATGAAAACGAACATGCTGTGTTTATCAAGGATATCGATCCGCAGGCTCCGGAGCACTATCTCGCTATTCCCAAAAAACATTACGCCGCAATCCAGGACATTCCAGCAGAAGATCATGATCTGCTTAAAGGGATGATGGTTTCGATATCTGAGTTCATCACCGCCCATGAGCTGGAGGTAAAAGGCTACAGAATAGTTCTTAATTGCGGCGAGAATTCGGGCCAGAGCGTCTTTCATATCCATTTTCATATCCTCAGCGGAAGAAAAATGGAGTGGCCTCCCGGATAA
- a CDS encoding Acylphosphate phosphohydrolase has translation MKRFRIAVKGRVQGVGYRFFVVEAAQTLGLSGWARNHHDGSVRLEVQGDEAKLDKFCEMLREGPPLARVTNLDIEQITPSESQTDFHIKY, from the coding sequence GTGAAAAGGTTTCGCATTGCTGTTAAAGGCAGGGTTCAGGGAGTCGGGTATCGCTTTTTTGTCGTTGAGGCAGCTCAAACTCTTGGACTGAGCGGATGGGCTCGCAATCATCATGATGGTTCTGTGAGGCTGGAGGTTCAGGGGGATGAAGCAAAACTGGATAAATTCTGTGAAATGCTTCGTGAAGGGCCACCTCTGGCAAGAGTGACAAATCTGGATATAGAACAAATCACCCCTTCTGAATCACAAACAGATTTCCACATTAAATACTGA
- a CDS encoding Glutamate racemase, producing MSDTRPIGIFDSGLGGLTVVKEINRLMPGERVVYLGDTARCPYGGRSDEAIMQFGLQDAKFLLKQDIKLLVVACNTVSSVALEYLEQQIKEIPVIGVVLPGARAAVLRTADRKIGVIGTTATIRTNSYTNAIHCVDRGVKVYGKSCPLFVPLVEEGLFDSDISRLVAQHYLYDMIDLGVDCLILGCTHYPLLMEVIQGTVGTRMQLLDSALWTAKEAQDILTALNALAPNDNSGLQNSRFMVSDLTSNFEILAESFLGQALPGLERITLEELTQ from the coding sequence ATGAGTGATACAAGGCCGATCGGAATCTTTGATTCCGGTTTGGGTGGACTTACTGTCGTAAAAGAGATTAACCGGCTTATGCCCGGTGAGAGGGTCGTTTATCTGGGTGATACTGCAAGGTGTCCCTATGGTGGGAGATCAGATGAAGCGATTATGCAATTTGGTCTTCAGGATGCAAAATTCCTACTTAAACAGGATATTAAACTACTTGTTGTTGCCTGCAACACAGTCTCTTCTGTTGCACTTGAGTATCTTGAGCAGCAGATAAAGGAGATACCGGTGATCGGGGTGGTTTTGCCCGGTGCAAGAGCTGCTGTTTTGAGGACCGCCGACAGAAAAATCGGAGTAATTGGAACCACTGCTACCATACGCACCAACTCCTATACCAATGCAATTCATTGCGTTGATCGGGGAGTAAAAGTGTATGGTAAATCCTGCCCGCTTTTCGTTCCACTTGTAGAGGAGGGACTTTTTGACAGTGATATCTCCCGGCTTGTGGCTCAGCACTATCTTTACGATATGATTGATCTTGGTGTGGATTGTCTTATTCTTGGCTGCACACATTATCCGCTTCTCATGGAGGTGATTCAGGGGACTGTCGGAACAAGAATGCAGCTTCTTGACAGTGCATTATGGACTGCAAAGGAAGCACAGGATATCCTCACCGCCCTGAACGCTCTTGCACCAAATGATAACAGCGGGCTCCAAAACAGCCGCTTTATGGTTTCTGATCTGACCTCTAATTTCGAGATTCTTGCAGAGTCCTTTCTGGGTCAGGCACTCCCAGGCCTTGAAAGAATCACCTTGGAGGAACTTACACAATGA
- a CDS encoding N-acetylmuramoyl-L-alanine amidase — protein MNTTYLLKFIMLLHMVFALGLFAGVTIKHMPHDSSLTIPSIDRSETKWVSIPDFASQLGYSWRWNFFTQNLTLNNNSQRVVFSQNTKFYRVGSELLQIPVAPIRKGGTVYLPLNLLVDIFQNDLFIGTISWQEGGSELIIRHDVKSVKSIISEDRESETLVTISLSDSSEYAFSYVYPRLVVTLQGVRADAGELQGEGQGAVDSILVQQHEHYAEIAFILNKRVKKPQFQYKSGPGSLQFSLIPVSDLPPTITEVEIQELRRIVIDPGHGGRDPGAIGPTGVMEKDVALGLSLALRDKLQSEGFEVFMTRDTDVFIPLRDRTQFANDKRADLFISIHANSIGGSQARRDNIRGYKTYFLSQARNEHERLAAMRENAVIELEDKPQGYDFLQSVLIDLAGNEYLRQSQEFCIIIDQVMSNGPISNRISKLHLGVGQANFWVLNGAYMPSVLFEAGFISNPREEQLLKCSEFQKEMASALTQAVLQFKHQLETGL, from the coding sequence ATGAACACTACATATCTGTTGAAATTTATTATGCTTTTGCATATGGTCTTTGCTTTGGGCCTGTTTGCAGGTGTTACTATAAAGCACATGCCGCATGATTCAAGCCTAACCATTCCTTCTATCGACAGATCTGAAACAAAATGGGTTTCTATCCCTGATTTCGCCTCTCAGTTAGGATATAGCTGGAGGTGGAATTTTTTTACCCAGAACCTCACACTAAACAATAACAGCCAAAGAGTTGTATTCTCTCAAAATACAAAATTCTACAGAGTCGGTTCAGAACTGCTTCAGATACCTGTTGCACCCATACGCAAGGGGGGGACAGTTTATCTGCCCCTGAATCTTCTAGTCGACATATTTCAGAATGATTTGTTTATCGGAACAATCTCCTGGCAGGAGGGGGGTAGTGAACTGATTATCAGACACGATGTAAAAAGTGTTAAATCAATAATCAGTGAGGACAGGGAAAGTGAAACACTTGTTACCATTTCTCTCTCTGACTCCTCAGAATATGCATTTTCCTATGTCTATCCAAGGCTTGTAGTAACACTGCAGGGGGTGAGGGCTGATGCTGGAGAGCTTCAGGGAGAAGGACAGGGTGCTGTAGATTCTATTCTTGTACAGCAGCATGAACACTACGCAGAAATTGCATTTATATTAAATAAACGAGTAAAGAAGCCGCAATTTCAGTATAAAAGTGGCCCTGGATCACTGCAGTTTTCACTAATTCCTGTATCTGATCTTCCTCCGACAATTACAGAGGTGGAGATTCAGGAACTCAGGAGAATCGTGATCGATCCCGGTCATGGAGGAAGGGATCCGGGGGCAATCGGTCCCACTGGAGTGATGGAGAAAGATGTAGCACTGGGGTTGTCTCTGGCACTGAGGGACAAGCTTCAAAGCGAAGGTTTTGAGGTATTTATGACCAGGGATACTGATGTTTTTATTCCTTTGCGGGACCGCACTCAGTTTGCTAACGATAAAAGGGCAGATCTTTTTATCAGCATCCACGCCAATTCTATTGGTGGATCTCAGGCCCGCAGAGACAATATCAGAGGTTATAAGACATATTTTCTTTCTCAGGCCAGAAATGAGCATGAGCGACTTGCTGCCATGAGGGAAAATGCGGTAATAGAGTTGGAGGATAAACCCCAGGGGTATGATTTTCTTCAGAGTGTACTGATTGATCTGGCGGGCAACGAATATCTCAGGCAAAGTCAGGAGTTCTGCATTATTATAGATCAGGTGATGTCAAATGGTCCCATAAGCAACCGGATATCTAAACTCCATCTTGGGGTAGGGCAGGCGAATTTCTGGGTGCTTAACGGAGCATATATGCCTTCAGTTCTGTTTGAAGCGGGATTTATTTCAAATCCCCGCGAGGAGCAATTACTGAAGTGCAGTGAATTCCAAAAAGAGATGGCTTCAGCATTAACCCAGGCCGTCTTACAATTTAAACATCAGCTAGAGACCGGATTATGA
- a CDS encoding Holliday junction DNA helicase RuvB, translated as MSDDNQERLISGKHHDNDEEQFDNALRPDRFSDFIGQEAIKENLAIFVEAARRRGEALDHVLFCGPPGLGKTTLSRILASELGVSIHTTSGPVLEKKGDLAGNLTNLEPREILFIDEIHRLNRVVEESLYPAMEDFVFDITIGDGPAARSIRLDIKPFTLVGATTRAGMLTSPMHARFGYVCRLNYYTHQELQKVILRSSAILGVECDKKAALELGKRARGTPRVANRLLRRCRDVAEVKGNGKVTVEVVNKTLKLLGIDESGLDEMDRSILLGIMDHYGGGPVGLNTLSVVVAEEPDTIEEVYEPFLIQSGFLKRTPRGREVTAKCFQYFNRLPPLRAAQPDLFDQTNLRGE; from the coding sequence ATGAGTGATGATAATCAGGAAAGATTGATCTCAGGTAAGCATCATGACAATGATGAGGAGCAGTTTGATAATGCTCTGAGACCGGATCGGTTTTCCGACTTTATAGGGCAGGAAGCGATCAAGGAGAATCTTGCAATATTCGTTGAAGCTGCAAGGAGAAGAGGGGAAGCTCTCGACCATGTTCTTTTCTGCGGTCCCCCGGGTTTGGGTAAAACCACACTTTCAAGAATACTGGCTTCTGAGCTAGGGGTTTCTATTCATACCACATCTGGGCCGGTTCTGGAGAAAAAAGGTGATCTTGCAGGAAATCTCACCAATCTGGAGCCCCGTGAGATCCTGTTCATCGATGAAATCCACAGGCTTAACAGGGTAGTGGAAGAGTCGCTTTATCCCGCCATGGAGGATTTCGTTTTTGATATTACAATAGGAGATGGTCCCGCTGCCAGATCAATCAGACTCGATATCAAACCCTTTACACTTGTTGGTGCCACAACCAGGGCCGGGATGCTGACCTCTCCGATGCATGCACGGTTTGGATATGTGTGCCGCTTAAACTACTACACCCATCAGGAACTGCAGAAAGTGATCCTCAGGTCATCGGCCATACTGGGAGTTGAGTGTGACAAAAAGGCGGCTTTGGAATTGGGCAAAAGGGCAAGGGGCACACCGAGGGTTGCAAACAGGCTTCTGAGACGATGCAGGGATGTGGCCGAAGTGAAGGGAAATGGAAAGGTAACTGTTGAAGTGGTGAACAAGACACTAAAGTTACTTGGGATAGATGAGTCGGGACTCGATGAGATGGACAGGAGTATTCTTCTGGGCATAATGGATCACTACGGAGGAGGCCCCGTCGGGCTAAATACTCTCTCTGTGGTTGTGGCTGAAGAGCCCGACACGATAGAGGAGGTATATGAGCCGTTTCTGATCCAGTCAGGGTTTCTTAAAAGAACACCGCGGGGTAGGGAAGTAACGGCAAAATGTTTTCAGTACTTTAACAGGTTGCCTCCTCTCAGAGCTGCTCAACCTGATCTCTTTGATCAAACTAACCTTAGAGGAGAGTAG
- a CDS encoding single-stranded DNA-binding protein: MKTIARNKKAFHDYDILEKVEAGIVLSGSEVKSIRQGKINLLDSYAQCSRGELYIIHLHISPYGQSGMYTPDPYRRRKLLLHKKQIEHLCSEVERKQLTLIPLSVYFKDQYVKLQLGLCRGRKKYDKRQKIAEQESKRRISQLVKRSRT; encoded by the coding sequence ATGAAAACGATCGCAAGAAACAAAAAAGCGTTCCACGATTACGATATACTGGAGAAGGTTGAAGCTGGTATCGTTCTGAGTGGATCTGAGGTTAAATCTATTCGTCAGGGTAAAATTAACCTGTTGGACAGCTATGCCCAGTGCTCCCGTGGAGAGCTGTATATAATCCATTTGCATATAAGCCCCTATGGTCAGAGCGGCATGTACACACCTGACCCATACAGAAGGCGTAAACTGCTGTTGCATAAAAAGCAGATTGAACATCTATGCAGTGAGGTTGAACGAAAACAGCTTACATTGATTCCTTTGTCTGTGTATTTCAAGGACCAGTATGTTAAGTTGCAGCTGGGGCTGTGCAGAGGTCGTAAAAAATATGATAAACGGCAGAAGATTGCAGAGCAGGAGTCAAAGAGAAGAATTTCACAACTGGTAAAGCGCAGTCGTACATGA